In Plasmodium gaboni strain SY75 chromosome 11, whole genome shotgun sequence, the following proteins share a genomic window:
- a CDS encoding hypothetical protein (conserved Plasmodium protein, unknown function) has product MSLHNEACKKLGIFLNLFTTRVNLLVINTRNEIINQKRYIYFLLLNKKGEKAHIAICCMLRNENNHNVLKILLSLCKDSNLFLFFENEKNKKDEETKRCIRNILYCSNKLMIKNREYVRNNFIHIYGKKYIDLIENNYDLIDDNINQLLNKYTFSSTEIGQAKNNIIIQMNKKKKENINNNNMMTMIDETNIKTCICNFCIYSKKEKYNDFYNNQNIYYSHHN; this is encoded by the exons atgTCTCTACATAATGAAGCTTGTAAAAAACTTGGTATTTTCTTAAACTTATTTACTACGAGGG TTAACCTCCTTGTTATAAATACAAGAAACGAAATTATAAATcaaaaaagatatatatattttttgttatt aaataaaaaaggagAAAAGGCACACATAGCCATATGCTGTATGCTAAGAAATGAGAATAACCATAATgttttgaaaatattattatctttatgTAAAGATTCaaatttgtttttattttttgaaaatgaaaaaaataaaaaagacGAAGAAACTAAAAGATGCATTAgaaatattctttattGTTCTAATAAATTAATGATAAAGAATAGAGAATATGTAAGGaataattttattcatatatatggaaagaaatatatagatCTTATcgaaaataattatgatttaattgatgataatataaatcaacttttaaataaatatacttTTTCATCTACAGAAATTGGACAAGCAAAAAACAACATCATAATacaaatgaataaaaaaaaaaaagaaaatattaataataataatatgatgaCTATGATAGAtgaaacaaatataaaaacatgtatttgtaatttttgtatatattcgaaaaaagaaaaatataatgatttCTATAAcaatcaaaatatatattattctcATCACAATC
- a CDS encoding putative membrane protein (conserved Plasmodium membrane protein, unknown function) encodes MSTWINKKLISFSEKVIENVIDSLTNKNTPIDNIQNMQGTQLGKIINKVISSKYFFKNDDICYNKNNLDFKWYLKKESKKSRKNKKKKKKRKRNRNRKIIMMKRDAENIKNGDNKNHDVYNGENNNSFNELQVNKKINYNNLLYTNNNQNNFKESTFLKIDESYLSTSYILNEKYISGDNISASKNDVNENKYINFKKTDSHNDTSSLSIPQNNISKIKKNKGASSINSYDASSVNMSPPSMHSSDNLSYNEKNVKYNNDKNVRGYDYSSSNMNNSCSSSSSNSCSSSSSSSSRNSNSSRSCSSVTCSSSSLNIYNTNTSSHDSNNEFCDSMSSYEKDEKKKDKFENEDRMKNKNILNKKKKIKKKNKKMPKTIDGNDTSLLLSSSSSYNSKMSYNNNKNYGIIKEFNLCKINLFIKEAKLLFFNKNISISDVSLYVTTIMEDKKYIGKLRKLSSRTLPMNNLIINEYINHNIKDVYTDIIINIRYKNRKKEKEDIILGRAIIPLFLILNTYRWKIKKIKNKIRYCTKCYLWLHIFPCNNKLFNYKFFKPVEGFEEYGMLNPLYTLGFLNIQIKIIFKRNPLFLTFLSNIRKPLFYYKLPIQFEPLYCQYYSENLYVYAKNIPLWIYKFFYIFHYKRLEMISLNCYDYIFILIFWLCFFDLIVLSPFSLIFVHLFFCIFFISLSYKYGKFMPPYYKKKNLFYNFRPVRVSSVSRRNCDYAKRRIETTNFILNDQKNVEIYNKEKKLDLLDDINVDANYCKYPYYSEENNNSGKLNKDDNNIRKSRNSMTRGGGLNIYDACKMFIKGDNMMKSNIINDNVVYEDFIKKDDVMMYVEEDKKVGEVCKNNNNNENIITCNQCDDRNNSNVSVEKDKKNSTSHMMILKGVPNENSLKESIENDSLKNKNNSNNNNSNNNNNVDCVDKRNVSLNISNGRNNKKVGSPLCDNLLLFNGDTIHREKKDSKDHLDEKDIYICNDDNNVVTSSEKGLNKERIHMNKEKLNYNGFIECSSVCEEKHNMSYFARRIQNMMIDTKEKMKLDQIHMNKHMSGFMKLFNVKNIESDKDNDIEKKYDKGENDKEVSSSVGSYKLMINKERAFEEKQFVEKEIVEKEIGEKEIGEKETGEKETGEKEIVEEDEEDKYNDKDKEKDDNLKKKNRMIHINKKENIINIESDNIHGSDAKKNVLSLYGEKIYKKGKRNEHILKASMNNTEYINDIIYYNSCDNIFEENKYEYNTSMNDDIIMDNKEEVNKKSNNSFFSYNNNNNNSSSKHESMWRNLLGIPSSNIETAHFNSNNNCIEIKNSNKKLNIIDTYSNNTIQDKSNINDLRKKYPYMPFVKSPFHNFYLYMNTNDNKNISIFSNNVEVPNVHVILNRFITLITWTQHVTGIFTMIYEKINYAFNWEFSFYTLVNLLILFFICYTISFIIYLFSYIPFVFFRFLFFVTFSYLIIRSYELTEDGNRACLYYKKRQIQMQKNRKMNQTSSSYEIYYKRKNIIKIIKKKIKKKDINIFKYIFLKCVLKIYKLFKNIFENILLYILFILFFIKNWYTRLLILKDIEHMQIAKLQGFKNLYFFIQNRIIKKEHKKNVMSNTSSNEINNRKSVVMKVENNNNDNMNINDENININDDNMNINDDNMNINGDNVNINGDNININGDSVNINGDNVNINDDNMNTNNEYEIINRKKQNNLSDSKRKSFKIVMYENYKNLESFVYSSSDKEAVSIINDDDMIDEEEEGMHQHEKLNKDNINIDNNINSCHDIHTDEEVQPYDDENDDKLSLSQVTDNGAMNVNVDIFLHYYFKKRKYDLFNNFININRNHMYTYKDINLFYSNEDQKVNNINYGEYLNSDDDCSSSYDYNKRKKKKHLK; translated from the exons atgtcTACATggataaataaaaagttaatatctttttctGAAAAGGTTATTGAAAATGTGATCGACTCCCTTACTAATAAGAATACACCCATAGATAATATACAGAATATGCAAGGG acCCAACTGGGGAAAATTATCAACAAAGTTATTTCTTCAAAAtacttttttaaaaatgatgacatatgttataataaaaacaatttAGATTTTAAGTGGTACCTTAAGAAAGAGAGTAAGAAAAgtagaaaaaataaaaaaaaaaagaaaaaaagaaaaagaaacaGAAACAGAAAAATCATAATGATGAAAAGGGATGcagaaaatataaagaatggtgataataaaaatcatGATGTATACAATGGtgagaataataatagtttTAATGAGCTTCAAgttaataaaaagataaattataataatttattatatacgAATAATAATCAGAACAATTTTAAAGAAAGTACCTTTTTAAAAATCGATGAATCATATTTATCGAcatcatatattttaaatgaaaaatatattagtGGTGATAATATTTCTGCTAGTAAAAATGATGtgaatgaaaataaatatataaatttcaAAAAAACTGATAGTCACAATGATACATCATCTTTATCAATACctcaaaataatattagcaaaataaaaaagaataagGGTGCATCATCAATAAATTCATATGACGCATCGTCTGTAAATATGTCACCTCCGTCAATGCATTCGTCAGATAATTTGTCATATAATGAGAAGAAtgttaaatataataatgacaAAAATGTAAGAGGTTATGATTATAGTAGTAGCAACATGAATAATAGTTGTAGTAGCAGTAGCAGTAATAGTTGTAGTAGTAGTAGCAGTAGCAGTAGTCgtaatagtaatagtaGCCGTAGCTGTAGTAGTGTTACATGCAGTAGTAGCTCGCTCAATATATACAACACGAACACATCTTCTCATGATTCGAATAATGAATTTTGTGATAGTATGTCATCTTATGAAAAggatgaaaaaaaaaaggacaaatttgaaaatgaagatagaatgaaaaataaaaacattttaaataaaaagaaaaaaataaaaaaaaaaaataaaaagatgCCTAAAACAATAGATGGTAATGATACGTcgttattattatcatcatcatcatcatataATTCAAAGATGTCctataataataataagaattatggaataattaaagaatttaatctttgtaaaataaatttatttataaaagaagctaaattattattttttaataaaaatataagtatTAGTGATGTAAGTCTTTATGTAACTACTATAATGGAAgataagaaatatatagGGAAATTAAGAAAATTAAGTTCAAGAACTTTACCtatgaataatttaattattaatgaatatataaatcataatataaaagatgTATATACagatattattataaatataagatATAAGAATAGgaagaaagaaaaagaagatatCATATTAGGAAGAGCAATAATTCcattatttcttatattgAATACATATAGATggaaaattaaaaagattAAGAACAAAATTAGATACTGCACCAAGTGTTATTTATGGTTACATATATTTCcatgtaataataaattatttaattataaattttttaaaccTGTGGAAGGTTTTGAAGAATATGGTATGTTAAATCCTTTATATACATTAGGTTTTTTGAATATTcaaataaagataatatttaaGAGAAATCCTTTATTTCTAACATTTCTGAGTAATATTAGGAAGccattattttattataagtTACCTATACAATTTGAGCCTTTATATTGTCAATATTATAGTGagaatttatatgtatatgcAAAAAACATTCCTTTAtggatatataaatttttttatatatttcattataaaaGATTAGAAATGATATCATTAAATTGTTATGATTACATATTCATTTTGATATTTTGGTTATGTTTTTTTGATCTTATAGTTTTATCACCTTTCtcattaatatttgttcatttatttttttgtattttttttatttctttatcatATAAGTATGGCAAATTTATGCCTCCTTATTATAAGAAGaagaatttattttataattttcgTCCCGTTCGAGTTAGTTCAGTAAGTCGACGTAATTGTGATTATGCCAAGAGGAGGATAGAGACCACCAACTTTATATTGAATGATCAGAAAAATGTAGAGATATATAACAAGGAGAAGAAGTTGGATCTTTTGGATGATATCAATGTGGATGCTAATTATTGTAAGTATCCATATTATAGTGAGgagaataataatagtgGTAAGTTAAATAAGGATGATAACAATATTAGGAAGTCTAGGAATTCCATGACACGAGGTGGTGGtttgaatatatatgatgCATGTAAGATGTTTATAAAAGGTGACAACATGATGAAATctaatataataaatgataatgtAGTTTATGAAGATTTTATAAAGAAAGATGATGTAATGATGTATGTTGAAGAGGATAAGAAAGTAGGTGAGGTgtgtaaaaataataataataatgaaaatattattacatgTAATCAATGTGATGATCGTAATAATTCCAATGTGTCTGTTGAGAAAGATAAAAAGAATTCAACTTCACATATGATGATTTTAAAAGGTGTTCCTAATGAGAATAGTTTAAAGGAATCCATAGAAAATGATTCActcaaaaataaaaataatagtaataataataatagtaataataataataatgtcGATTGTGTAGACAAGAGAAATGTTTCTTTGAACATATCTAATGGTAggaataataaaaaggtTGGGTCACCCTTATGTGATAATTTGCTTTTGTTTAATGGCGATACTATTCATAGGGAGAAAAAGGATAGTAAAGATCATTTAGATGAGaaggatatatatatatgtaatgACGACAATAACGTTGTTACATCAAGTGAGAAGGgtttaaataaagaaaggattcatatgaacaaagagaaattaaattataatggTTTTATAGAATGTAGCAGTGTATGTGAAGAAAAACATAACATGAGTTATTTTGCTAGGAGGATACAAAATATGATGATTGATAccaaagaaaaaatgaaacTGGATCAAATACATATGAATAAACATATGAGTGGATTTATGAAACTATTTAACgttaaaaatatagaaagTGATAAGGATAATgatattgaaaaaaaatatgataaagGAGAGAATGACAAGGAGGTGTCTTCCTCTGTGGGTTCTTACAAATTAATGATTAATAAGGAGAGAGCATTTGAAGAAAAACAATTTGttgaaaaagaaattgttgaaaaagaaattgGTGAAAAAGAAATTGGTGAAAAAGAAACTGGTGAAAAAGAAACTGGTGAAAAAGAAATTGTTGAAGAGGATGAAGAAGacaaatataatgataaagataaagaaaaagatgataatttaaaaaaaaagaatagaatgatacatattaataaaaaagaaaatattataaacataGAAAGTGATAATATTCATGGTAGTGATGCAAAAAAGAATgttttatctttatatggtgaaaaaatatataaaaaggGTAAAAGGAATGAACATATTCTTAAGGCTAGTATGAATAACAcagaatatataaatgatataatatattataattcttgtgataatatatttgaagaaaataaatatgaatataatacaagtatgaatgatgatattattatggATAATAAGGAGGAAGTTAATAAAAAATCTAATAATTCGTTTTTctcatataataataataataataatagtagtaGTAAACATGAGAGTATGTGGAGGAATTTATTAGGTATTCCATCAAGTAATATAGAAACGGCCCATTTcaattcaaataataattgtatagaaataaaaaatagtaataaaaaacttaatattatagatacatattcaaataatacaattcaagataaaagtaatataaatgatttaAGAAAGAAATATCCTTATATGCCTTTTGTGAAATCACcatttcataatttttatttatatatgaatacaaatgataataaaaatatatctattttttcaaataatgTAGAAGTTCCTAATGTGCatgtaatattaaataGATTTATAACATTGATAACCTGGACACAACATGTGACAGGTATATTTACTATgatttatgaaaaaataaattatgCATTTAATTGGGAATTCAGTTTTTACACCTTAgtaaatttattaatattattttttatatgttatactatatcatttataatatatctcttttcttatataccatttgttttttttcgttttttattttttgtgACGTTTTCATATTTGATTATAAGAAGTTATGAACTGACTGAAGATGGAAACAGAGcttgtttatattataagaaGAGACAAATCCAAATGCAAAAAAATCGAAAAATGAATCAGACAAGTAGTTcttatgaaatatattataaaaggaagaatataataaaaataataaaaaaaaaaataaagaaaaaggatataaatatatttaaatatatattcctaAAATGTgtattgaaaatatataagttgtttaaaaacatatttgagaatatattattgtatatattatttatattattttttataaaaaattggTATACTCGattgttaatattaaaagatatagAGCATATGCAGATAGCAAAATTGCAGGGATTcaaaaatttatatttctttattcaAAATCgtataataaaaaaagagcacaaaaaaaatgtaatgAGTAATACATCGTCTaatgaaattaataatagGAAGAGTGTTGTGATGAAAGtggaaaataataataatgataatatgaatataaatgatgaaaatattaatataaatgatgataatatgaatataaatgatgacaatatgaatataaatgGTGACaatgttaatataaatggtgacaatattaatataaatggTGACAGTGTTAATATAAATGGTGACaatgttaatataaatgatgacaatatgaatacaaataatgaatatgaaataataaatagaaaaaagcaaaataatttatcaGATAGTAAACGtaaatcttttaaaattgttatgtatgaaaattataagaatCTTGAGTCATTTGTATATTCTTCTAGTGATAAAGAAGCAGTGAGTATAATTAATGATGATGACATGATAGATGAGGAAGAGGAGGGAATGCATCAACATGAAAAACTAAACAaggataatataaatatagataataatataaattcttGTCATGATATTCACACTGATGAAGAAGTACAACCatatgatgatgaaaacGATGACAAATTATCTTTAAGCCAAGTTACAGATAATGGTGCTATGAATGTAAATGTGGATATATTCTTACATTACTATTTTAAAAAGAGGAA